The Thalassophryne amazonica chromosome 6, fThaAma1.1, whole genome shotgun sequence genome includes a region encoding these proteins:
- the LOC117511447 gene encoding constitutive coactivator of PPAR-gamma-like protein 2 → MGVQGFQEYLEKRCPGAAVPVDLLKLARTVARQTPHHHHPHHHPHHPGPMPPPPPPARILIDADSGLQRLYGGYQTDWVCGGEWNAMLGYLAALSQACLYQGGLELVVVFNGTLGKERWPEWARRVQGQRQTAQLIVNHVGSKATPPPRAWFLPPACLGHCVRLAMFRFRVRVSSMILL, encoded by the coding sequence ATGGGCGTGCAAGGCTTTCAGGAGTATTTAGAGAAACGGTGTCCCGGGGCCGCAGTCCCCGTGGACCTCCTTAAGCTCGCACGCACTGTGGCCCGCCAGACCCCGCACCACCATCACCCGCACCACCACCCACATCATCCCGGGCCCATGCCTCCCCCGCCTCCGCCTGCCAGGATCCTGATCGACGCGGACTCCGGCCTGCAACGACTCTACGGCGGCTACCAGACGGACTGGGTGTGCGGGGGCGAGTGGAACGCCATGCTGGGCTATCTGGCTGCCCTCTCTCAGGCCTGCTTGTACCAGGGCGGCCTGGAGCTGGTCGTGGTTTTCAACGGCACATTGGGAAAGGAGCGCTGGCCCGAGTGGGCGCGGCGAGTTCAGGGCCAGCGACAGACGGCGCAGCTGATCGTCAACCACGTTGGCAGCAAGGCCACCCCGCCTCCACGCGCGTGGTTCCTGCCCCCAGCCTGCCTCGGCCACTGTGTCCGCCTCGCCATGTTCCGCTTCCGAGTGCGGGTGAGCAGTATGATCTTGTTGTAA